A window of the Henckelia pumila isolate YLH828 chromosome 3, ASM3356847v2, whole genome shotgun sequence genome harbors these coding sequences:
- the LOC140887818 gene encoding mitochondrial uncoupling protein 5-like, translating into MGFKGFVEGGIASIVAGCTTHPLDLIKVRMQLQGESSAVQNLRPALAFHGGAAAAHHIHLPPPPPSVGPVAVGLRIIQQDGAAALFSGVSATLLRQTLYSTTRMGLYDVLKKKWTDPSTNNLPLASKVAAGLVSGAVGAAVGNPADVAMVRMQADGRLPAAQRRNYKSVVDAISQMTKSEGVASLWRGSSLTVNRAMLVTASQLASYDQFKETILEKGLMKDGLGTHVAASFGAGFVASVVSNPVDVIKTRVMNMKVEPGMAPPYHGALDCVMKTVRAEGAMALYKGFIPTISRQGPFTIVLFVTLEQVRILLKDF; encoded by the coding sequence ATGGGTTTTAAGGGATTTGTTGAGGGAGGTATTGCCTCCATTGTTGCAGGCTGCACCACCCACCCGCTTGATTTGATCAAGGTTCGTATGCAGCTTCAGGGGGAGTCCTCGGCCGTTCAGAATCTCCGCCCAGCTTTAGCATTCCACGGCGGCGCCGCCGCCGCGCACCATATCCATCTACCACCGCCTCCGCCAAGTGTCGGCCCGGTTGCGGTGGGGCTCCGGATCATACAGCAGGACGGCGCAGCAGCCCTTTTCTCCGGCGTGTCAGCCACCCTTCTCCGACAGACCCTCTACTCGACCACCAGAATGGGTCTCTACGACGTTCTCAAAAAGAAATGGACCGACCCCAGCACCAACAATCTGCCTCTGGCTAGCAAGGTCGCCGCGGGGCTCGTGTCCGGTGCCGTCGGTGCCGCGGTGGGGAACCCCGCTGACGTGGCCATGGTCCGGATGCAGGCCGACGGCCGCCTGCCGGCCGCTCAGCGGCGGAACTACAAGAGCGTGGTGGACGCCATCTCGCAGATGACCAAAAGCGAAGGCGTGGCCAGCCTGTGGCGCGGCTCGTCCCTGACGGTGAACCGCGCCATGCTTGTGACAGCCTCGCAGCTAGCATCGTACGATCAATTCAAAGAAACCATCCTGGAAAAAGGTCTGATGAAAGATGGCCTAGGAACACATGTTGCGGCCAGCTTCGGCGCCGGATTCGTGGCGTCGGTGGTGTCGAACCCGGTGGACGTGATCAAGACCCGCGTGATGAACATGAAAGTTGAACCGGGAATGGCTCCGCCGTACCACGGAGCCCTGGATTGTGTGATGAAGACTGTGAGAGCAGAGGGAGCCATGGCGCTCTACAAAGGTTTCATCCCGACCATTTCGAGGCAGGGACCCTTCACCATTGTTCTCTTTGTCACCCTCGAGCAGGTCCGCATCCTTCTCAAGGATTTCTGA